Proteins encoded in a region of the Longibacter salinarum genome:
- a CDS encoding RES family NAD+ phosphorylase, with translation MTIYRLTKAKYAETAFRGSRGRGRWHEQGVPMVYAADQPATALLETLVHTGRADLVTTDYVLFEIELQEDQDLLTLSDADLPSDWREWPWPASTQEIGTFWHERRDSLALSVPSAVIPIHRNVLLNIQHPRFANLAIDGPIPFPVDTRLGVSSESNV, from the coding sequence GTGACCATCTACCGTCTTACCAAAGCGAAGTACGCCGAAACTGCGTTCAGGGGCTCTCGCGGGCGGGGCCGATGGCACGAACAGGGCGTCCCGATGGTCTACGCCGCCGATCAGCCCGCCACCGCATTGTTGGAGACGCTCGTCCACACGGGGCGCGCCGACCTCGTTACCACCGACTACGTGCTGTTCGAGATTGAACTACAGGAAGACCAAGACCTCCTTACGCTATCCGATGCGGACCTCCCATCCGACTGGCGCGAATGGCCGTGGCCCGCATCCACGCAGGAGATCGGGACCTTCTGGCACGAACGCCGGGATTCCCTCGCGCTTTCCGTTCCCTCCGCCGTGATCCCGATCCACCGGAACGTCCTGCTAAACATTCAGCATCCCCGGTTTGCCAATCTTGCGATTGACGGGCCGATCCCGTTTCCCGTGGATACGCGCCTTGGCGTATCCAGCGAATCCAACGTCTAA
- a CDS encoding PAS domain S-box protein — MEESVLSVSRVLRRWSLPEPCYYPRQSKREAVFILDSNRCFSHVEPEASHLLGRPIEMLVGTPSSEVPILASPGFASACDRAQDGEPAGVDVSSPSGVRQLHLRLYPAGEGIAIYSRRCVDAWSSLPRRVEDESFALDNEEVHLKMAIDGADLGAWEVYFETGRAVYTERWAEILGYTLDEVENHADFFFDHVHPADQPRVRKAIESCIERETEMMDITIRMRHKDGAWRWVVDRGRIVKRAPDGSPLLMVGTHMDVTEAHRAQRNLRRERDLLQRIFDASPAAIIVFNAEGDLVRVSERAKEVLGIAPRVVDNVAYNDPFWEIRDVDGNRIPDEDLPFARVMRMGQSVYDLEHTITRSDGSERLLSINGAPLFDEPVDERGWIDRSDSVASRQTQTVGSTQYSNEPTRAVFVLEDITEKRRMETALRRSEERFRAVVEQAVDVVAIIDPDATFTYLSPSIERVTGYPRAHLLGRNGLAIVHPEDVSRFEAAFENALLDSSQTVDVEGRYRHQNGEWRYLSIRGRQILSESGRQQILANMRDTTEEQQRREALVAAKELAEKNSRLKSAMLANISHEIRTPLTSIIGFSEILSSAGLPAPLDKFSRHIERSGNRLLQTLDAILDLSKLEAGVVDPHVESVRLRHVAEEVAGDLQPQAQAGEIDLRAQCESVQMETDPGLLYRTLVNLAANAIKFTEPGGKITIRGRQTRPVDGNHANTDPNEASVLITVEDTGVGMDSGFLTRAFDAFEQESTGTARHFEGSGLGLALVQKYVSLLEGTVWIESEKGEGTTVFIRLPKRMS, encoded by the coding sequence ATGGAGGAGTCTGTCCTCTCCGTTTCTCGGGTGCTTCGTCGGTGGTCGCTCCCGGAGCCATGTTACTACCCGCGCCAGTCCAAACGGGAGGCGGTCTTCATCCTTGACAGCAATCGATGCTTTTCCCACGTAGAACCGGAGGCGTCTCATCTTCTGGGTCGCCCGATTGAAATGCTTGTCGGAACGCCATCGAGCGAGGTCCCGATCCTTGCCTCGCCCGGATTCGCGTCGGCTTGTGATCGTGCGCAAGATGGCGAGCCGGCCGGCGTGGACGTATCGTCTCCATCAGGGGTTCGGCAACTCCACTTGCGCCTGTATCCGGCGGGGGAGGGGATTGCCATTTACAGCCGAAGGTGCGTTGATGCATGGTCGTCCTTGCCGCGCCGCGTCGAAGATGAGTCGTTCGCTCTCGACAACGAAGAGGTGCACCTGAAGATGGCTATCGACGGGGCCGACCTCGGCGCCTGGGAGGTGTATTTCGAGACGGGCCGCGCAGTGTACACGGAGCGGTGGGCCGAAATCCTCGGTTACACACTCGATGAGGTCGAGAACCACGCCGACTTTTTCTTCGATCACGTCCATCCCGCCGATCAGCCGCGCGTCCGGAAAGCGATTGAGTCGTGTATCGAGCGGGAGACGGAAATGATGGACATCACGATTCGAATGCGCCATAAGGACGGGGCATGGCGCTGGGTGGTGGACCGCGGCCGGATCGTAAAGCGAGCGCCCGATGGATCGCCGCTTCTGATGGTCGGGACGCACATGGACGTGACGGAGGCGCACCGGGCTCAGAGGAATCTGCGTCGTGAACGTGATCTCCTCCAGCGGATCTTCGATGCGAGCCCCGCTGCTATTATCGTATTTAACGCGGAGGGCGATCTGGTTAGAGTAAGTGAGCGCGCAAAAGAGGTCCTCGGTATCGCGCCGCGCGTCGTGGACAACGTAGCGTATAACGATCCATTCTGGGAAATCAGAGATGTCGACGGAAATCGGATCCCGGATGAAGACCTCCCGTTTGCGCGGGTCATGCGAATGGGGCAGTCCGTGTACGACCTTGAACACACGATTACCCGGAGCGACGGCTCGGAGCGCCTCCTGTCCATCAATGGGGCACCGCTGTTCGATGAGCCCGTGGATGAAAGAGGATGGATTGATCGTTCGGATTCGGTAGCGTCACGTCAAACCCAGACCGTCGGTTCGACGCAGTATTCGAACGAGCCCACTCGTGCGGTTTTTGTTTTGGAGGACATTACGGAAAAACGTCGTATGGAAACGGCGCTTCGTCGCAGCGAAGAGCGGTTCCGCGCGGTGGTTGAGCAGGCCGTCGATGTTGTCGCGATTATCGATCCAGATGCGACGTTTACCTACCTGTCACCATCGATCGAGCGCGTCACGGGGTATCCACGGGCTCATCTCCTCGGTCGAAACGGGCTGGCGATTGTTCACCCGGAGGATGTGTCACGCTTTGAGGCGGCGTTTGAGAACGCGTTGCTCGATTCGTCGCAGACGGTCGATGTAGAAGGTCGATATCGCCATCAGAACGGTGAATGGCGGTACTTGTCGATCCGTGGACGCCAGATCCTGTCCGAGTCCGGGCGTCAGCAAATCCTGGCGAACATGCGCGACACGACGGAGGAGCAGCAGCGTCGTGAGGCGCTCGTGGCGGCCAAAGAGCTGGCGGAGAAGAACAGCCGCCTGAAGTCCGCCATGCTTGCGAATATCAGTCACGAAATCCGAACCCCTCTCACGTCGATCATCGGATTTTCCGAAATCCTTAGTTCGGCGGGGCTTCCCGCTCCGCTCGATAAGTTCTCTCGCCACATTGAGCGCAGCGGAAACCGTCTCCTTCAAACGCTGGACGCGATTCTCGATCTGTCGAAGTTGGAGGCCGGGGTCGTGGACCCGCACGTTGAGTCGGTGCGCCTCCGGCACGTGGCGGAGGAGGTCGCCGGCGACCTGCAGCCGCAGGCTCAGGCAGGCGAAATCGACCTTCGGGCGCAGTGCGAATCCGTACAGATGGAGACGGATCCGGGTTTGCTGTATCGAACGTTGGTCAACCTCGCTGCAAACGCCATCAAATTCACGGAGCCGGGGGGGAAGATCACCATTCGAGGGCGGCAGACGAGACCCGTCGATGGCAATCACGCCAACACCGATCCGAATGAAGCGTCTGTACTGATTACCGTTGAGGACACGGGCGTGGGAATGGATTCTGGCTTTCTGACACGGGCATTCGATGCCTTCGAGCAAGAATCTACCGGCACAGCCCGTCACTTCGAAGGAAGCGGTCTGGGTCTGGCCCTCGTGCAGAAATACGTATCGCTTCTGGAGGGGACCGTGTGGATCGAGTCGGAAAAGGGAGAAGGGACAACCGTCTTCATCCGGCTTCCCAAACGAATGTCTTGA